One window of Cydia pomonella isolate Wapato2018A chromosome 5, ilCydPomo1, whole genome shotgun sequence genomic DNA carries:
- the LOC133518494 gene encoding chromobox protein homolog 5-like codes for MGKKKSGDSSDQSSEEEYVVEKVLDRRVVKGKVQYLLKWKGYKEEESTWEPEDNLDCAELIKTFEDARKEKEKSKKPEERAKKRVRESSEDTRKSRGASVSSADGTDAKRSKDKDKDDKKSGFEKGLKAEKIIGASDATGQLMFLIKWADSDEAELVPAKIANVKCPQQVIAFYEERLTWHTPAEAE; via the exons ATGGGCAAGAAAAAGAGTGGTGACAGCAGTGACCAGTCCAGCGAGGAAGAATATGTAGTGGAGAAAGTTCTGGATAGACGCGTGGTTAAGGGCAAG GTCCAATACCTGCTGAAGTGGAAGGGCTACAAAGAGGAAGAGAGCACATGGGAGCCGGAAGACAATCTTGACTGTGCGGAGCTCATCAAAACCTTTGAAGATGCTCGCAAGGAAAAGGAG AAATCAAAGAAGCCCGAGGAGAGAGCCAAGAAACGTGTTCGCGAATCCAGTGAGGACACACGCAAGTCCCGCGGCGCCTCCGTGTCGTCCGCGGACGGCACCGACGCCAAGCGCAGCAAGGACAAGGACAAGGATGACAAGAAGTCCGGCTTCGAGAAGGGGCTCAAGGCTGAGAAGATTATCG GTGCAAGCGATGCGACGGGGCAGCTGATGTTCCTCATAAAGTGGGCCGACTCGGACGAGGCCGAGCTCGTGCCCGCCAAGATCGCTAACGTCAAGTGTCCGCAGCAG GTGATCGCGTTCTACGAGGAGCGGCTCACGTGGCACACGCCGGCCGAGGCCGAGTGA